The uncultured Bacteroides sp. genome includes the window CTATTATTTGTACGGGGTACTCTTAATCCGTACCTGTTTGGTCAAAAATACAAAATATTCCCCAGAAGATAGCAATGGTACGGAAAAAAAATCCCAATTTTGCATAGATAATTAAAATGCAAATGTAACAGGAATTACCGAAACGGAAGACTTTTGCACTTAAAAGATTCATAAAAAGAAACCACACAGGCTCACTAATTCTTAGAATTTATGAAATTTGCCATCTTTGGAAATACATATCAAGCAAAGAAATCATCGCATGCTGAAACTCTTTTCAGAATACTCGAGAAGCGTGATGCCGAGTTATCCGTATGCCGGGAATTCTATGACTTTCTGGTATCGGATTTGAAACTAGATATAAAAAACGTTCGACTATTTGACGAGAATGACTTTGAAGCAGACATGGTTATCAGCATCGGGGGAGACGGCACTTTTCTGAAAGCAGCCAGCCGGGTGGGTAAAAAGAATATTCCTATTCTTGGCATCAACACCGGACGTCTGGGGTTTCTGGCCGATATATCGCCCGAAGAGATGGAAGTCACCTTTGACGAGATTTACAATAATAAATATAAGGTAGAAGAACGTAGCGTACTACAGTTTAATTGCGGAAACAAAAAGATGGAAACATCGCCCTTTGCGCTAAACGAAATAGCCATATTGAAACGGGATAGTTCTTCTATGATAAGCATACACACCACCATTAACGGCGCTTATCTGGCTACGTATCAGGCCGACGGACTTGTGATAGCCACTCCGACGGGTTCTACCGCCTATTCTTTAAGTGTAGGAGGACCCATCATTGTTCCCAATTCAAACACGATAGCCATCACTCCGGTAGCTCCGCATAGCCTTAATGTGCGTCCCATCGTGATACCCGATGATTGGGAAATTACCCTGGATATTGAAAGTCGCAGCCATAGCTTTCTGGTAGCCATTGACGGCGGCAACGAATCGTTCAATGAAAACGACCGGATTACGATACGCCGTGCCGACTACACCATCAAGGTAGTAAAACGATTTAATAATGTATTTTTCAATACCCTACGCAGTAAAATGATGTGGGGCATAGACAGTAGAAATTAGTCCTTCCCGCAGAAAAAACATATTTGCATCTTCCATCTTCCAGCTTTTCATCGTAAACAATTCATTTTCAAGCAGATAAGAGGTGGAAGATAGCACATTTTACCCGATTTATCTTCCACCACCATCTTTCATCTTCCACCCGAGAAATGATTTATCGGGGCTCATCCAAGGTTGTTTTCTTCAATGCCGCCCTGATTCTCATTCCCCCTGCAAGTGTGCGTTGCAGGCTTATTTATTGATTTTGATTTGTAAACTAACGCTTTTGCAGGCAACCAACGAGTGAGCCCGCACATCCAAGCCCATCGGTTTACAGTTGAAAACCCATGGGCACAGACATGAGGGCCGATGGGTTTACAGCTGCAGGCTTACTCCCGCCAAGCCTTAAAGAGACTTAAAGATGGCGTTCAATCACAATAAAACAACGAAGAGTGACCTTTCCGCATTGCGGGAAAGATCACTCTTCGTATATTATCTTGCTCTGTTAAAGACTAGAGAGCACCTACTTCTTTCAAAGCTCCGTTCACTTTGCGAACAGCAGCCGCACTGGCTTCGAATGCAGCTTTTTCTTCAGCATTCAATGGAAGTTCTACAATCTGCTCAATACCGTTTTTACCTAAAATAACAGGAACGCCACAGCAGATATCACTTTGTCCGTATTCTCCTTCAAGAGCTACAGAACAAGGAACCATCTTCTTTTGATTGTGGATGATAGACTCAACAACAAATGCTCCTGCTGCACCCGGTGCATACCAGGCAGAAGTACCAAGCAAGCCGGTAAGTGTGGCACCGCCTACCATAGTAGATTTAGCTACTTCTTCTAACTTTTCGGCAGAAAGAAAGTTGCATACGGGCAGACCTTTATAAGTAGCAAAACGAGTCAATGGAATCATAGTAGTGTCGCCGTGTCCGCCGATTACCATACCTTCAACTTCATTTGCATTGCAGCCCAGGGCTTGTGATAAGAAATATTTAAAACGTGAGCTATCCAAAGCACCACCCATACCGACAATGCGATTTTTGGGTAAACCAAGAGATTTCAATGCCAGATAAGTCATTGTATCCATCGGATTAGAGATAACCACAATAATTGCATTCGGAGAGAACTTAAGTACGTTTTGAGCTACAGATTTTACAATGCCTGCATTTACACCGATAAGCTCTTCACGAGTCATACCCGGTTTGCGGGGAATACCCGAAGTGATAACAACAACATCTGAGTTTGCAGTCTGAGCATAGTCATTGGTACAACCAACAAGAGCTGTATCAAAACCTAACAACTGAGCTGTTTGCATCATATCCATTGCTTTACCTTCTGAAACGCCTTCTTTAACGTCCAGCATTACTACTTCGTCTGCTACTTCATTGAAAGCAAGCACATTTGCACATGTAGCTCCTACGTTACCTGCGCCTACTACGGTTACTTTTGACATAATACTTATATTTTAAAAAATTGATAATTATACTGTAATCCTATCACAACGGCAAAAGTACAACGTTAATCCTATTAAAGAAATTTTTCCATAATAATTTTCGTTAAAGACAGCCACACAATCCACATTAAAACACTATTTTTGCAGCAGTTTATAACTATATTTAATTATGAATAAAAAAACCATCTGGCTTATTGCTGCTGTTGCCACCTTAGCAATAGCCATTATCACGATAACTTACTTACTGTTCACCGAGAAACAAACAAATAAAGAATTGGTTCAGGAGTTCAGCCTGGAGAAAGAAGATCTTGAAAACGAATATACACGCTTTGCCAACCAATACGACGAACTGGAGAGGACGGTCTCTAACGATTCGCTGGCCGGACTGCTCGACCAGGAGAAAGTGAAGACGGAACGCTTGCTGGAGGAGCTACGAACGGTAAAGAGCAGCAACGCCACTGAAATCAGACGCCTTAAAAAAGAGTTGGCTTTGCTGAGGAAGGTGATGGTGAGCTACATCAATCAAATCGATTCATTGAATCGCCTCACCACCCAACAGAAGCAGGTGATAGCCGAAGTTACCCAAAAATACAACAACGCTTCGCGCCAAAGAGATAATCTGGCCGAAGAGAAGAAAGAACTGAACAAGAAAGTAAACCTTGCGGCACAGTTGGATGCAACGAACATTTGGATTGAGCCAAAAAACAAACGCGATAAGAAAGTAAAACGGGTAAAGGATGTTGTGAAATTCAATATAGGTTTCACCATCGTGAAGAACATCACAGCCGAAACCGGAGAGCGTACCTTATACCTACGCATTACGAAACCGGATAACAGCGTGCTGTCTAAAAGTGCCTCAAACACCTTTGCTTACGAAAACCGCACGTTGACTTATTCTATAAAGAAGTACATCGAGTACAATGGCGAAGAGCAAGTAATCGTGGTATACTGGAATGTGGAAGAGTTTCTCTATGCAGGCGCCTACCGGGTAGATATCTTTGCCGACGGTATGCTAATCGGATCGCAAACATTCTCATTGGAATAATCACCTCTCTCTTAGCATCTATAAAGAGTACCTCTACAAAACGGACCAATAAAACGGGAATCGTTCCTATCGGTATGTTACATGCCAATAAGAATAAGCAGCGGACGCCTATAAAAAAAGCTTAAAACATTTTGTCCTTCCATTTAAAGCACATACTTTTGCATCGTTGTTTATGCAAGTAAACAGATGGCACCAGATGCAACAAATAAAAGGAACACATTGAACAAAGCGTAAATAAACATTGTTCCTCCAAAATAAAGTATGACCCTCATAATGTACACAATGCAATGAAAAGATTGATAAGTCTGACGCTTCTTCTTAGTATTACATTCTCATTAAAATCACAAGAGCCTCTAAGTTTAGATAGTTGCCGTGCATTGGCCATTGCCAATAATAAGGATTTACTAATCAGCCGAGAAAAAATAAACGCCGCTCATTATCAAAGAAAGGCGGCATTTACCAACTACCTGCCAAACTTCACCGCAACGGGATCGTACATGAGAAACCAAAAAGAAATTTCGTTGCTAAACGATGGGCAAAAAGAAGGCTTAAGCCAACTGGGCACAACGGCAAACAGCCAGATACAAGGTTACGCCCAACAATTGGCCGCATCGCATCCCGAACTGGTTCCGCTTCTCACATCATTGAGCGATATCGATTTAACTACGCCCCTGAATGCCGCCGGCAACTCTCTGGTTGATGCCTTTCGCACCGACACAAGAAACGTATATGCGGGTGCTTTGACACTTACGCAACCATTGTACATGGGAGGCAAGATTCGCGCTTACAACAAAATAACCAAATATGCCGAAGAGTTGGCCCGCCAGCAGCACAATACCGGCATGCAGGAAGTAATTCTCAGCACAGACCAGGCCTATTGGCAGGTAGTGTCATTAGTGAACAAGAAAAAACTGGCCGAAGGATATTTAAAGTTACTCGATAAATTCGAAAGCGATGTAGATAAAATGATAGCCCAGGGGGTAGCAACAAAAGCCGACGGCTTATCGGTAAAAGTAAAAGTGAATGAAGCAGAAATGACACTGACCAAAGTGGAAGACGGCCTCAGTCTGGCAAGAATGTTGTTGTGCCAACTATGCGGACTCGACTTATCTGCCCCTCCCGCCCTAAAAGACGAGCAGATAGAAGACATACCCATAACGCTTATAAATAGTAGCGGCTACGCCATTGAAACAGCCTATGCCAATCGGCCCGAACTGCAAAGTCTGGAGTTAGCCACCAAAATATATCAGCAAAAAATAAACGTAACCCGTGCCGAATTTCTTCCGTCCATTGCTTTATTAGGAAACTATCTGGTAACCAACCCTTCTGTGTACAACGGCTTTGAAAACAAATTTCGCGGCATGTGGAATGTCGGAGTGATGGTACAGATTCCCATCTGGCATTGGGGAGAAGGCACATACAAAGTGAAAGCAGCCAAAGCTGAAGCACGCATAGCACAATACCAGCTAAGTGATGCCAAAGAGAAAATAGAACTTCAGGTAAATCAATCGGCTTTCAAAGTAAACGAAGCAGCCAAGAAACTGATAATGGCGAAAAAGAATATGGAGAAAGCCAACGAAAACCTACGCTATGCCACTCTGGGCTTTGAAGAAGGTGTAATCCCTCCCAGCGATGTGCTCGAAGCGCACACGGCATGGCTTTCTGCTCAATCAGAAAAAATAGATGCGCAAATAGACGTTAAGCTAACAGAAATCTATCTGCAGAAATCTCTTGGTATACTGAAACAATAATCAATCATTTATCGGCACTCAAACGATTAAATCAAAAAATATATGGCTTCACTAAAATCACAAAACAGCAATATGCTGCTTGCTTTTCTCACACTAACGGGAATTATTATTTTAGTTGCAATAGTGGGCTTCTTTATGCTCAGAAAAGGACCGGAAATTATTCAGGGAGAAGCTGAAGTAACCGAGTATCGGGTATCGAGCAAAGTACCGGGGCGCATACTCGAATTTCGCGTAAAAGAGGGGCAACAAGTAAATGCCGGAGATACATTGGCCATTATTGAAGCGCCGGAAGTGCAAGCCAAGATGGCGCAGGCTCGGGCTGCCGAAGCAGCCGCACAGGCACAAAACGAGAAAGCTATTAAAGGAGCACGCCAGGAACAGATACAAACGGCATACGAGATGTGGCAAAAAGCACGTGCGGGAGTTGACATTGCCGATAAATCATACAAGCGGGTGAAGAATCTTTTCAACGAAGGCGTTATGTCTGCCCAAAAGTTCGATGAAGTATCCGCTCAACGCAATGCAGCCATAGCTACCGAAAAAGCAGCCAAAGCGCAATACACAATGGCCCGAAATGGTGCCGAGCGCGAAGACAAACTGGCGGCGGTTGCTTTGGTGAACCGCGCAAAAGGTGCCGTTGCCGAAGTAGAATCGTACATACAGGAAACATACCTCATCGCCCAGACAAAGGGTGAAGTGTCCGAGATATTTCCTAAGGCAGGTGAATTGATAGGTACCGGTGCTCCTGTGATGAACATATCGGTGCTCGATGATATGTGGGTAACATTCAACGTTCGCGAAGACTTGCTGAAAGGGCTTGGCATGGGCACGGAGTTTGAGGCATCTATTCCCGCTTTAGATAATAAAACCGTGAAGCTGAAAGTTTATTACCTAAAAGACCTCGGAACGTATGCTGCCTGGAAAGCGACCAAGACCACAGGACAGTTCGACCTGAAAACCTTCGAAGTGAAAGCTCTGCCGCGAGCAAAAGTAGAGGGCTTACGCCCGGGGATGTCAGTGATTCTGAAAAGAAAATAAGTCGTTAGAAATGTGACAGAATGAAAGAGATAGAAAATAAATACATTCCACTTTGGCTAGTCATGAAACGAGAATGCAGGCGGCTCGTATCACGTCCGCTTTATCTCTTTTGCATGGTTATCGCCCCATTGTTTTGTTATTTATTCTTCACCACACTAATGGAAGCGGGGCTACCCAGAAATTTGCCGGTTGCCGCCGTCGATTTAGACAACAGTTCCACTTCTCGTCAGATA containing:
- a CDS encoding efflux RND transporter periplasmic adaptor subunit codes for the protein MASLKSQNSNMLLAFLTLTGIIILVAIVGFFMLRKGPEIIQGEAEVTEYRVSSKVPGRILEFRVKEGQQVNAGDTLAIIEAPEVQAKMAQARAAEAAAQAQNEKAIKGARQEQIQTAYEMWQKARAGVDIADKSYKRVKNLFNEGVMSAQKFDEVSAQRNAAIATEKAAKAQYTMARNGAEREDKLAAVALVNRAKGAVAEVESYIQETYLIAQTKGEVSEIFPKAGELIGTGAPVMNISVLDDMWVTFNVREDLLKGLGMGTEFEASIPALDNKTVKLKVYYLKDLGTYAAWKATKTTGQFDLKTFEVKALPRAKVEGLRPGMSVILKRK
- a CDS encoding TolC family protein is translated as MKRLISLTLLLSITFSLKSQEPLSLDSCRALAIANNKDLLISREKINAAHYQRKAAFTNYLPNFTATGSYMRNQKEISLLNDGQKEGLSQLGTTANSQIQGYAQQLAASHPELVPLLTSLSDIDLTTPLNAAGNSLVDAFRTDTRNVYAGALTLTQPLYMGGKIRAYNKITKYAEELARQQHNTGMQEVILSTDQAYWQVVSLVNKKKLAEGYLKLLDKFESDVDKMIAQGVATKADGLSVKVKVNEAEMTLTKVEDGLSLARMLLCQLCGLDLSAPPALKDEQIEDIPITLINSSGYAIETAYANRPELQSLELATKIYQQKINVTRAEFLPSIALLGNYLVTNPSVYNGFENKFRGMWNVGVMVQIPIWHWGEGTYKVKAAKAEARIAQYQLSDAKEKIELQVNQSAFKVNEAAKKLIMAKKNMEKANENLRYATLGFEEGVIPPSDVLEAHTAWLSAQSEKIDAQIDVKLTEIYLQKSLGILKQ
- the mdh gene encoding malate dehydrogenase: MSKVTVVGAGNVGATCANVLAFNEVADEVVMLDVKEGVSEGKAMDMMQTAQLLGFDTALVGCTNDYAQTANSDVVVITSGIPRKPGMTREELIGVNAGIVKSVAQNVLKFSPNAIIVVISNPMDTMTYLALKSLGLPKNRIVGMGGALDSSRFKYFLSQALGCNANEVEGMVIGGHGDTTMIPLTRFATYKGLPVCNFLSAEKLEEVAKSTMVGGATLTGLLGTSAWYAPGAAGAFVVESIIHNQKKMVPCSVALEGEYGQSDICCGVPVILGKNGIEQIVELPLNAEEKAAFEASAAAVRKVNGALKEVGAL
- a CDS encoding NAD kinase, whose amino-acid sequence is MKFAIFGNTYQAKKSSHAETLFRILEKRDAELSVCREFYDFLVSDLKLDIKNVRLFDENDFEADMVISIGGDGTFLKAASRVGKKNIPILGINTGRLGFLADISPEEMEVTFDEIYNNKYKVEERSVLQFNCGNKKMETSPFALNEIAILKRDSSSMISIHTTINGAYLATYQADGLVIATPTGSTAYSLSVGGPIIVPNSNTIAITPVAPHSLNVRPIVIPDDWEITLDIESRSHSFLVAIDGGNESFNENDRITIRRADYTIKVVKRFNNVFFNTLRSKMMWGIDSRN